GCTTCTTCCTGGCCGAGTTTCCTTTTAacccatgttggtacagtactcatttcactgtggataatgacacactcttaccagcttctgCAGCATcttcacatgtttttttgcttttgttctttggTTGATGTACAAATTTCAGACCGAAGCATGTGGGACACAGAATCCATCTtcttcctgagcggtgtgatggcTGACCAGTTCCATGGTGTTTGTACTTGCATATAATCATTGGAatagatgaatgtggcaccttcaggcatgtGGGAAttgatgaaccagacttgtgcaagtccacgaTTCTCTTCCTGATACCTTCAGACCTTCAAATATATCCACAGGAGTGTCTccaattaactcaaatgttgtcaataaactaATCAGAAGCTCCCAAGACATGAAATCATCATCTGGGCtgtcccaaattgtttaaagacatattaatcagtatgtaaaatgtaaacttctgactttgaagaaagtaatgaaaaattgtctaaaatattattctggcatttagcaaatagaaataattttggtaatcctaactgacttaaaataggaaaagtttatatatattttatacacacacaggaaTTTTTGGCCAGACCTGCCAGTCAGAAAAAATGACGCAAATTTAACACACAATAGACCTATCAAAAGATTGGCCAAGATTGTTTTGGATGAAAGATGTGGCCTAAACTCTGTGTATTGAGAAATTAGACAAACACGTCATAGATAAGGTTTAAGTTAAAGTTGACACTAAAGTGAGAGATGCCAACTCTGAAGTGCACTTATGACCGGGGCCCGTGTGATCCTGGAGTCTGGACAGTTGAGCAAGGTGCTGACGTCTGCAGATCTGGAGAAATCGGCTGGACAGATGTGGCCATGAGGTCTTGACAGAAGCTCCACGCTCTGCAGCTTCAGCAGAAACACTAGAATTTCCTCTATTTTCAAGATAGCGCCATCAAAGTCTAAGCTGCAGGGTTCGTCACAGATTGAGCCCAGTTAAATCACAATTAGACCATTTTTTTGGCAGAAAAATGCATAAGTATTTTGTTTACAATTTGAaaaatgtttcattcaaactatGAAATTATATAAGTAATTTGGTTAAACATAATTTTAAGAACTGTTTGCAGAGTTTTCTattaatttgtgtgtgtgtgtgtgtgtatatatatatatatatatatatatatatatatataataaagttATTTAGTACAAACCTGACTCTGGCCTAAAGTGGTTGACGGATTTTTATGATCTTTTTCACACTTgctaaattaaatgtaaatggGACATACTGTAAGTGTCAGTGTGATTAACTTATGACCACTGAAAACAGTGTTCGGAAGAAATTGTTGAAAATTTTTCAATAGCAAGTATACCAAAATTGCTCAGCTATCATAATACGCAGTGTCTGAGTACAAACACTGAACTTGTAACATCCTGAGCTTCTTTCCCATGTGACATCATAAAATGACGAAATGATCaacaaaaactttaaataaaacacataacaagatgtttaaatatattttttcttgacttttatatttttaaaaacaaacaaaaaataacagatTAAATAAAATTTACAGTAGAGTAGACATATGCAATCATTGTGCACTTTAACTACTTTTTCTGATACGTTCTGCACAGCTGTCAACAAAAACGCAAACACAATGGGGGCGACCAGGGGGAGCAGGGAGTTGTGGGAGAGGACAGAgtgaggtagaggagagaggtatGAACAGGGAAGTAGGAAGGAGAAAGGAAGGCCTAAACTTTTCACTCAGGAAAGAAAAACCACTGAATATATAGATTTCTTTTATTCCTTACGTcacttatataaatatattgaatACCCCctcccaagaaaaaaaaaaaatctgaaaaatatcAGCGCAATACAGAGACCCACAACAGCAGTAAGGCAAACAGAAAGCAAGAGGACGGGGCAGAGAAAGGAGTACATGAAAGGGGCTGAGgaagtgagaaagaggaggcaGCATAGAACATGGCCAAGAAGAGACAGGAAAGCAGAGAGAGTGCGCAACTGTGCGTATGAAAGtttataaatataatgttttgggTGACAGCTGAGGGAGGCAGAAAAAGTTGGCGGCGTGGAGAGGGCCAGGACGAAAGGCTCTGACTTAGGTGGACTGTCCAGTGTCTTCTGTGCTACGTGACCCTGTTGCCTGTGCGGTGTCTCTGTGGGAACGTCCATTGTTGGTGAATGATGGAGGCACACATTCCACGGCAACAGTGAAACACATGCTCACGTGTCTTGTGTGCTCTTCTGCTataaatactgaacaaaaatgatgattaaaaacaaactattcaTATTTGGAACCAAACACCAGCCACCTCATGATTCACACCTTCTTCCCTTTTGTACATTTGACACATCAACtcatcaagtttttttttcttttgtggttTTTAGATAGAACACTAAGAGCAGTCCAGTCTTCCTCTCATCCACTCCATCAAGAGTCCATCGTTTTTCACACACTCCTGCCCCTCACTGAGAACTGGCTCTCTCCAGAACACGCAAATCATAGTTCTTTTTGGTGGCCCGCAGTTTGAAGTGACTGGCCCCACTGTTGTTAAGTTTGAAGGAAGCACTCTGGGCGGCCATGGTGCTAGGAAACACTGCCACTACAGTGTAGAGGTGAGCCGGGTCACTCCCATCCATCTTCATGCCCCCAGGTCCAGCAGTGGCTCCTGAAGGCCCTCCTCGACCTCCTTGGGGCTCCTTTAGCCACTGGATCTTGGCACCGCACATGGACAGCTGGTTAAAGAGTTTTTCAGCCTCAGGACGTGAAATTCCCTCTGGCAGGTCTGTCACCTCCAAGACACGACTTAAcactgataaaaaacaaacaagcgaAACACTCAGCATGTGTGCATAAACTAGCGCAGACTGTTAAGAGTTATCTAGTTAGTTGGAAATGTAATGGCTCAAGTAGTGAGCTTGAATTCTCAGTCTAAAATGTCACTACTAAAGCATTTGCTTGGCAACTTTGCTTCGTGAACATGATAGTGATATGCCACTGTCTTACTGCAGATAGGCATCCATTTTTCCATTAGTCTGCCTGAAGGCAGAAGTGGCTACAGAAAAACCACATCAAGAACTGACAACTGTACTAGACCCAATTGGGCTAAACGAAGGACTTACCCACATCATTTCCGAGGTCTGTTGAGGCAGATTTAAGAGTCTGCTTTTTCCCTCTTACGCCATGTTTCATGACTCCTTGGCCCTGTACAGGACGTTACAACAGTCAGACTTTATACATTATTGACTCTTGTCAGTCTCTTATAGGATTGCTTCTGCTGACCTGATGGGAGCTGTACGAGGACTGGCCATGCATTAGGGGTGGAGGACATAGACTATATTGAAGAGGCTGTCCCAACAATGAATAACGTCCATCACCTGAAAATCAGGGAATCAAATGGTACACTTGAGATATGTGCAATGGCTCTAAACTAGACTCTTCACATGTACAATCCTTTAGTACCTTGAGTAGGTCCTCCAGGGCGGGGAAACTGGGATAGAAGTGGAAGTGGCCCCAGACCAGCACAGACACTGCCAGATGGAGATGGGGTCGGAGACTGTGTGGGAGACGCCAACGGACTGGTCAGCTGTGTAGTGACCTATACAGTACAGATGACAGATTGTACAGCAAATCAACTAACATCGAGGAAGAAATTCGGACTATACTAAATTAATATGAAAGAATGAGGGGCCATAATAGTTGATGTCTACTTAACCAAAAGAGGACCAAAAGAGGACCAACCATCAAACAAGGATTGGGCTTAGGGTTCTCTTTTCTACAACTTTATAGTTCAGGGCTTCAGCAGGGTGTACGGTGCCATTTGTGTGTAGTATAATACAGCTTTTCAGTCCATATAGTGCAATTTTCTTCACCTAAATATGTAAATGCACTGTGTGGAGGAGATACTGTGGCACAAGATCTCATCCTATCCAAAAAGACATGTAGCAAATCAACTCAGTAATCAGTAAATAatttgtcagtttaaataaaaaatgacagaCATATTGGATATTGCACATACTATAATAAACAGTAGCGCTACTTGTGTGGAGATTTACACTGCAGAACTGGTGTTAGTCTGTAGTAGCCTTGACTAAAGTCAGGCTACTAAAGCATTCAGGCTATGTCATTTAAGTCCCTTCAATGTacagcataaaatataaaaaaacacagacataaaaaaattatttgACCAAAATTGTGAATTGAACAGATCATTGTAAATTtaatcaaaacattgtctcattcTAGTGAACCAAATGTCTTGTATTGTGAAAAAAGTGTCTCTTCCAACCTCAAAAATGCACATTAACGTGCCATGACTGTTAGTTTTCCAGCCCATCTTTGTTAATCTAAATCAGGCTCAACATATTTTGCAGTATTCATTCAACAGCTTCCTCAGGacacaatacattttgtgttttgtttacctGTGGAGTGTTGTCAGGTTTGTAGAGCTCTACTGGTTTGCTGGGTCGCTGCTCTATGTTGTAGTATTTACAGGGATTCCACTGAACCAAAGGAGGATTCTGGGACGGCTGGGGCCCATTGGGAACACTGAGCTGCATAACCATTACTCCAGAACCAGGAGGTGGAACTCCTAagcaggagaaaaaaaacaacggCTTATGATTCTTCTTGTTATTGTTAAGTCATTTCTATTCTGTATCCAGGTGGGTACGCTTTTAACTGGTCTGAAAAATTTTAACCATTGGTCTGAACATACGTTTAGACCAGCGGTTCAATTTTGGATAGATGGAAGTCTGCCCATTCTAACTTACAAAATGGAAAGTCTTGGaaaatattttcaaacaaaCTGTAAGGACCTTGACTGTTCCTCGAGCACTACCTTCACTCATAAGGGTTCAATGATCTTAATTCTGAAGCAATGGATATGAATGAAGGACAGTTTACCTGAATATTGCTGCTGCAACTGTTGAGGGTTACATGGGGACGGCGACTGTGTAATCTGATACTGCTCAGAGCTGGGGGGCTGCAGGTAACCCACAGAGGGGCTGAAATGGGATCAAACAAATAATTTAGTTTATACAATGTAGTAGACTAATACAATGCAAGGGGGGGGGggatttgttcatttcattaTAGGAAACGTTAATTACCACTGGGTGGATTAAGAACATACCTTTGTGTCCACtgaaaatctgatcatttattGTTGTCCATATAGTGTACTGTACATAATCATAGTGGTGCTCCGTACCTTGTGCTGTTCTGCTGCGTGGGGGTGATAACACTGTAGTAGACGGGCATGGGCCCTTGGACAGACTGGCTGACAGGCACCATCACCTGCTGCTGGTACTGCTGCTGCACCACCGGCTGACTCTCATTGGCCACAGGGACCTGGGAGAAGGCCAAAGGGTCAGGAGTCAAACATAATGTATGTAAGGAAAGCATTATTGTCAGAGTTACtgaacacaacttcacaaactaggCATgccattattttaataaataaatgatttacATGGATTCTCCAAAAGTACTCTTTTCTTTAGAAATATACCCCCTGCTGAATCAAAACTCAATTTCAAAACTCAATATGAAAGTTCTACAAATGTCCACTAGATGGAGCTGCTGGATAAGTGGTTCTTACCGGGTATGAGGGCATTTGTGGATACTGAACCATGATACTCTGCATTTGTCCAGCCATGGGCGGCCTCTGGGAGTTTAGCAGTCCTGTATTCTGAGGCTGCTGGACCCCCATTATACTCTGGTAGCTTGGCTGCTGGTTGGGCATCATTGACTGGAGACCTGGACATATCAATGTGGTCAATGAGTTTCTCTTTGAATTTGACATTAAATTTTTACTGAGCCAACCCTCGCACCTCAGATCAAGGCAATACAACTACACAACTGGCAAGCACATTCTCGGTGCTTAATTTCAATGTAGCATTAAAAGACTTAAAACAAACGCCCATGAGTGAGAAGGTGGTGTGtggacgtctgtgtaatccctcagtcgtccaggtctgaaccatagtaaaagtcaaaagtaaaatctgtcaactggacaaaaagataAAGGAGTAAAGACATTTTGTTGCTTGGATgaacagtgaaacatcttcactcctacaacctttttgtccagttgacagattttccttttggcttttactaaggTTTTGTGTAAATTCTCTGAGACCGTTAAAACATTTTCTCTTCTCCGAACCACCTGCTGAACAGTATGATAGCTGGGGCCCACCTGACTGCTGTGTGGGCTGGGCCATGGGCTGCGAACGCTGGGCAGGGTACGACACCTGGTGAGACATGGGCTGAGACATGGGCTGGGACATGGGCTGGGACACTCTGTACTGCTGGCCTGAGCTGGGATACTGCCCCGGAGGGTAGTATGACACCTGGATCTGAACACACAAAAAGCACAGGTCATATGaggaacaaaaacataaaatttttGCCTAATTTGAGTTATTTATGAAATGGTACAGATATACATTTTGATGCTGCTGAGATAGGAATTAGTTATCTTTGAACTGTAACAACCATCTTGATCATAAGGAGACTAACAGAAAATCGATCAATTTGAAACaaaagattttatttgtattttttttttaatgaataccACTTAACAAGAACAGACATCATTCATTTCTATGCCTTTTCTTTGGTGCTACAACTAGGCTGAATATAGTGTGCAGCATTTGAAAACCAGACATCAAAAGGATAAACAGAGGTAGGATCAATATTCCAGCCTCCAGCCTCATCTGCATATGTGACAACACTCTTGTGAAGTTGCATGGAGGTCAATATTTGTACTCCTTTAAACTCTTGACCACCCACACATTGATCAAGACAAGACTCCTCCTGCCTGCCAATACTTTTATATAAGTGCAAAAGACCCTGTAAGAGCGGGGCATGTAGAAAGGTGCGTATGGTGTACTCATACAAGAAATGTTGCCAGTTTTAGTCAAGGGAAGTCAAAGCAAGAGCTGGCACAAGAAGAACTGACAAGAACCTTCCTGAATATTTTTTACCAGTAGTCCTGCGAGCTAGAACTTGTACATTTTCACCCACTGGACATTAttatagtttagtttaaaaagaTCCCCATCAGCTCCTGAAGTCTCAATCACTATTTTTCACggggaaggagagagtgggCTGTAGTGCATCACATGGGTCACAATGAACACCCACTGCATGATCGAGTGTATTGTTTCTTATGTGCAAATAAtacttaaaacattttaatcactgattgccatttttaaatcaaattttaatcactTTTAGAAATACATTGCTCAGATTTTAGATTATCtgcatatacattttattattaggtCAGTTCAAACTGGGGAGGAGCGAAGCTGTAACTACAAGGTAAAACGTAGAAGagtttagattattttttcacaaatatGTTTTGTACTATTGATGGCatcaatatttgatttttaaaaacagcggTAACTGCAGTTTTATCTGCTGACAGTCACAGGATACGTTTACTTTTATCCTTCAATATTTACGTGGTTTTCTGCATGGTTTTTTGGTTTATAAACTCTTCAAACTTTTCTAAAAAGAtaattgtgtataattgttaCACACAATTTATTATTAGGTCAGTTCAAACTGGGGAGGAGCGAAGCTGTAACTACAAGCTAAAACATAGAAgagtttcaatgcattttaatacaaaagttATTGTATtggcattttgccattttgaatgtatttctctcaaaataatctaaatctaaTCTAACAAGTAAGTTTGATCAATCTCAAAAAAGTACATGCCAACAACATTCAAAATGACTTTGTGTAGTCTGCAATTGTCAGATCAAGCTTAAggctcaataataaaaaaggtaGTACCTGCTGGGGTGGAGGGGGAGCCATGTATCCCTGTGGTGGGGGAGGGGCTTGTATGACAGGCTGtgatggaggtggtggtggaggaggagggtgggggTGTCCTGTGGCAGGTTGGTATCCAGATGGAGGTGGTAAAGGCTGCCCTGTGGTGGCCATGATGTAGCCTGTCTGTGGTGGGGGGTGCCCAGTGAGCACTGTGGGACCGGCCTGGTAAATCTGGGGAGGCTCCGGGTTCTCACTAGAGCCCTGCCGGCTCAGAGTCATCTGACTGAACTGAGGTGCCAGTTCATCACCCTGTCCAAAGAGAAACTAGTGTTAGGCTCAATATATAAATTCAAAAATATAAGTTCTTGCATTATGAATCAAGGCTGCAAAATCATAACAACTGCTTTTTTGATACCACTTTGAAATTATACCAAATAAAATTATGTTCAATAAATTGAACTTGAATTTGAATGGAATTTTAAAAAGCACACTTTGCCAGGCAGTGTGATTTTGTATGTGTGTAAAAATGCTTTTTGGATTATTATTTCTACACTATGAAGATAAAAAGGTGAAAGTAAAACTTCTGATGTCTTACTTGTGGACTAATGTGTTAATGGTGAGAAATGCTGTTGAGAAAAATGAGGTGAAGAAGTGTCAGACCACAGTACCATTGTGTACTGCTGTGGAGGAGAGACTGGCAGGAGAACCTGGGGACAGGAAGGACTGGAGAAGGAGACAGGCTGAGAGGGCTGCAGAGTGGCCTACACCAGagacagggagcagaggacagagcacAGCCGTGAACACATCACAGACAGGAAATGGTTAAAATAGGAGTAAGGGGGTTAGgctgatttgaaaataaatatgatATACTGGATGCATTAAGACCATAAATGAATCccttcacattttttttcatacaacatgaacagctgaggtggctcttACCTGAGCGATCATGTGGTTGCTCAGTGGGTGCTGCTGAGGAGTGGGCAGCAGGGCAGTCTGAGGTGGTGCCTGGGGCTGCTGCTGCGGGGGCTGGGGTGGGCAGGGCAGTAGGCTACGGCTGGACTGAGAGACTGTGGGTGGGGGACACACATCAGGACTGACTAGAGGCAGGCCTAGTGATGGCAAGGAAACATGATGGATGTAGGGAAACAGTTCACATGTTACATT
The sequence above is drawn from the Periophthalmus magnuspinnatus isolate fPerMag1 chromosome 5, fPerMag1.2.pri, whole genome shotgun sequence genome and encodes:
- the LOC117370509 gene encoding R3H domain-containing protein 2 isoform X6 — its product is MSVSLTTDIQQEGESGPLIEPCSRGKTSPQPQGTKEPGESQETEDTLPQDALKRAPNHSHGRKRAKSNAKVKLVRSLAVCEESSGPFSDGPPESDIIQLHISCPSDKEEEKSSKDEYENEEKEKKDKAPRKMLSRDSSQEYTDSTGIDVHEFLVNTLKNNPRDRMMLLKLEQDILEFINDDNNQYKKFPQMTSYHRMLLHRVAAYFGMDHNVDQTGKAVIINKTSNTRIPEQRFSEHIKDERNMDFQKKFILKRDDASMDKDDNQIRVPLQDGRRSKSIEEREEEYQRVRDRIFAREVSFFLQSSQNGYINDNRLSTEGYCSSSQKRRQIFRGNRESSSRASSSRQSSTDSDMKCLEPRPWSSTDSDSSNRTLRPPVTKASSFSGISILTRGDSLGSNKGSQGSCKGSRSGLPLVSPDVCPPPTVSQSSRSLLPCPPQPPQQQPQAPPQTALLPTPQQHPLSNHMIAQGDELAPQFSQMTLSRQGSSENPEPPQIYQAGPTVLTGHPPPQTGYIMATTGQPLPPPSGYQPATGHPHPPPPPPPPSQPVIQAPPPPQGYMAPPPPQQIQVSYYPPGQYPSSGQQYRVSQPMSQPMSQPMSHQVSYPAQRSQPMAQPTQQSGLQSMMPNQQPSYQSIMGVQQPQNTGLLNSQRPPMAGQMQSIMVQYPQMPSYPVPVANESQPVVQQQYQQQVMVPVSQSVQGPMPVYYSVITPTQQNSTSPSVGYLQPPSSEQYQITQSPSPCNPQQLQQQYSGVPPPGSGVMVMQLSVPNGPQPSQNPPLVQWNPCKYYNIEQRPSKPVELYKPDNTPQVTTQLTSPLASPTQSPTPSPSGSVCAGLGPLPLLSQFPRPGGPTQGDGRYSLLGQPLQYSLCPPPLMHGQSSYSSHQGQGVMKHGVRGKKQTLKSASTDLGNDVVLSRVLEVTDLPEGISRPEAEKLFNQLSMCGAKIQWLKEPQGGRGGPSGATAGPGGMKMDGSDPAHLYTVVAVFPSTMAAQSASFKLNNSGASHFKLRATKKNYDLRVLERASSQ
- the LOC117370509 gene encoding R3H domain-containing protein 2 isoform X1 → MSVSLTTDIQQEGESGPLIEPCSRGKTSPQPQGTKEPGESQETEDTLPQDALKRAPNHSHGRKRAKSNAKVKLVRSLAVCEESSGPFSDGPPESDIIQLHISCPSDKEEEKSSKDEYENEEKEKKDKAPRKMLSRDSSQEYTDSTGIDVHEFLVNTLKNNPRDRMMLLKLEQDILEFINDDNNQYKKFPQMTSYHRMLLHRVAAYFGMDHNVDQTGKAVIINKTSNTRIPEQRFSEHIKDERNMDFQKKFILKRDDASMDKDDNQIRVPLQDGRRSKSIEEREEEYQRVRDRIFAREVSFFLQSSQNGYINDNRLSTEGYCSSSQKRRQIFRGNRESSSRASSSRQSSTDSDMKCLEPRPWSSTDSDSSNRTLRPPVTKASSFSGISILTRGDSLGSNKGSQGSCKGSRSGLPLVSPDVCPPPTVSQSSRSLLPCPPQPPQQQPQAPPQTALLPTPQQHPLSNHMIAQATLQPSQPVSFSSPSCPQVLLPVSPPQQYTMGDELAPQFSQMTLSRQGSSENPEPPQIYQAGPTVLTGHPPPQTGYIMATTGQPLPPPSGYQPATGHPHPPPPPPPPSQPVIQAPPPPQGYMAPPPPQQIQVSYYPPGQYPSSGQQYRVSQPMSQPMSQPMSHQVSYPAQRSQPMAQPTQQSGLQSMMPNQQPSYQSIMGVQQPQNTGLLNSQRPPMAGQMQSIMVQYPQMPSYPVPVANESQPVVQQQYQQQVMVPVSQSVQGPMPVYYSVITPTQQNSTSPSVGYLQPPSSEQYQITQSPSPCNPQQLQQQYSGVPPPGSGVMVMQLSVPNGPQPSQNPPLVQWNPCKYYNIEQRPSKPVELYKPDNTPQVTTQLTSPLASPTQSPTPSPSGSVCAGLGPLPLLSQFPRPGGPTQGDGRYSLLGQPLQYSLCPPPLMHGQSSYSSHQGQGVMKHGVRGKKQTLKSASTDLGNDVVLSRVLEVTDLPEGISRPEAEKLFNQLSMCGAKIQWLKEPQGGRGGPSGATAGPGGMKMDGSDPAHLYTVVAVFPSTMAAQSASFKLNNSGASHFKLRATKKNYDLRVLERASSQ
- the LOC117370509 gene encoding R3H domain-containing protein 2 isoform X2, whose product is MSVSLTTDIQQEGESGPLIEPCSRGKTSPQPQGTKEPGESQETEDTLPQDALKRAPNHSHGRKRAKSNAKVKLVRSLAVCEESSGPFSDGPPESDIIQLHISCPSDKEEEKSSKDEYENEEKEKKDKAPRKMLSRDSSQEYTDSTGIDVHEFLVNTLKNNPRDRMMLLKLEQDILEFINDDNNQYKKFPQMTSYHRMLLHRVAAYFGMDHNVDQTGKAVIINKTSNTRIPEQRFSEHIKDERNMDFQKKFILKRDDASMDKDDNQIRVPLQDGRRSKSIEEREEEYQRVRDRIFARESSQNGYINDNRLSTEGYCSSSQKRRQIFRGNRESSSRASSSRQSSTDSDMKCLEPRPWSSTDSDSSNRTLRPPVTKASSFSGISILTRGDSLGSNKGSQGSCKGSRSGLPLVSPDVCPPPTVSQSSRSLLPCPPQPPQQQPQAPPQTALLPTPQQHPLSNHMIAQATLQPSQPVSFSSPSCPQVLLPVSPPQQYTMGDELAPQFSQMTLSRQGSSENPEPPQIYQAGPTVLTGHPPPQTGYIMATTGQPLPPPSGYQPATGHPHPPPPPPPPSQPVIQAPPPPQGYMAPPPPQQIQVSYYPPGQYPSSGQQYRVSQPMSQPMSQPMSHQVSYPAQRSQPMAQPTQQSGLQSMMPNQQPSYQSIMGVQQPQNTGLLNSQRPPMAGQMQSIMVQYPQMPSYPVPVANESQPVVQQQYQQQVMVPVSQSVQGPMPVYYSVITPTQQNSTSPSVGYLQPPSSEQYQITQSPSPCNPQQLQQQYSGVPPPGSGVMVMQLSVPNGPQPSQNPPLVQWNPCKYYNIEQRPSKPVELYKPDNTPQVTTQLTSPLASPTQSPTPSPSGSVCAGLGPLPLLSQFPRPGGPTQGDGRYSLLGQPLQYSLCPPPLMHGQSSYSSHQGQGVMKHGVRGKKQTLKSASTDLGNDVVLSRVLEVTDLPEGISRPEAEKLFNQLSMCGAKIQWLKEPQGGRGGPSGATAGPGGMKMDGSDPAHLYTVVAVFPSTMAAQSASFKLNNSGASHFKLRATKKNYDLRVLERASSQ
- the LOC117370509 gene encoding R3H domain-containing protein 2 isoform X10; protein product: MSVSLTTDIQQEGESGPLIEPCSRGKTSPQPQGTKEPGESQETEDTLPQDALKRAPNHSHGRKRAKSNAKVKLVRSLAVCEESSGPFSDGPPESDIIQLHISCPSDKEEEKSSKDEYENEEKEKKDKAPRKMLSRDSSQEYTDSTGIDVHEFLVNTLKNNPRDRMMLLKLEQDILEFINDDNNQYKKFPQMTSYHRMLLHRVAAYFGMDHNVDQTGKAVIINKTSNTRIPEQRFSEHIKDERNMDFQKKFILKRDDASMDKDDNQIRVPLQDGRRSKSIEEREEEYQRVRDRIFAREVSFFLQSSQNGYINDNRGNRESSSRASSSRQSSTDSDMKCLEPRPWSSTDSDSSNRTLRPPVTKASSFSGISILTRGDSLGSNKGSQGSCKGSRSGLPLVSPDVCPPPTVSQSSRSLLPCPPQPPQQQPQAPPQTALLPTPQQHPLSNHMIAQGDELAPQFSQMTLSRQGSSENPEPPQIYQAGPTVLTGHPPPQTGYIMATTGQPLPPPSGYQPATGHPHPPPPPPPPSQPVIQAPPPPQGYMAPPPPQQIQVSYYPPGQYPSSGQQYRVSQPMSQPMSQPMSHQVSYPAQRSQPMAQPTQQSGLQSMMPNQQPSYQSIMGVQQPQNTGLLNSQRPPMAGQMQSIMVQYPQMPSYPVPVANESQPVVQQQYQQQVMVPVSQSVQGPMPVYYSVITPTQQNSTSPSVGYLQPPSSEQYQITQSPSPCNPQQLQQQYSGVPPPGSGVMVMQLSVPNGPQPSQNPPLVQWNPCKYYNIEQRPSKPVELYKPDNTPQVTTQLTSPLASPTQSPTPSPSGSVCAGLGPLPLLSQFPRPGGPTQGDGRYSLLGQPLQYSLCPPPLMHGQSSYSSHQGQGVMKHGVRGKKQTLKSASTDLGNDVVLSRVLEVTDLPEGISRPEAEKLFNQLSMCGAKIQWLKEPQGGRGGPSGATAGPGGMKMDGSDPAHLYTVVAVFPSTMAAQSASFKLNNSGASHFKLRATKKNYDLRVLERASSQ
- the LOC117370509 gene encoding R3H domain-containing protein 2 isoform X13, whose translation is MSVSLTTDIQQEGESGPLIEPCSRGKTSPQPQGTKEPGESQETEDTLPQDALKRAPNHSHGRKRAKSNAKVKLVRSLAVCEESSGPFSDGPPESDIIQLHISCPSDKEEEKSSKDEYENEEKEKKDKAPRKMLSRDSSQEYTDSTGIDVHEFLVNTLKNNPRDRMMLLKLEQDILEFINDDNNQYKKFPQMTSYHRMLLHRVAAYFGMDHNVDQTGKAVIINKTSNTRIPEQRFSEHIKDERNMDFQKKFILKRDDASMDKDDNQIRVPLQDGRRSKSIEEREEEYQRVRDRIFAREVSFFLQSSQNGYINDNRGNRESSSRASSSRQSSTDSDMKCLEPRPWSSTDSDSSNRTLRPPVTKASSFSGISILTRGDSLGSNKGSQGSCKGSRSVSQSSRSLLPCPPQPPQQQPQAPPQTALLPTPQQHPLSNHMIAQGDELAPQFSQMTLSRQGSSENPEPPQIYQAGPTVLTGHPPPQTGYIMATTGQPLPPPSGYQPATGHPHPPPPPPPPSQPVIQAPPPPQGYMAPPPPQQIQVSYYPPGQYPSSGQQYRVSQPMSQPMSQPMSHQVSYPAQRSQPMAQPTQQSGLQSMMPNQQPSYQSIMGVQQPQNTGLLNSQRPPMAGQMQSIMVQYPQMPSYPVPVANESQPVVQQQYQQQVMVPVSQSVQGPMPVYYSVITPTQQNSTSPSVGYLQPPSSEQYQITQSPSPCNPQQLQQQYSGVPPPGSGVMVMQLSVPNGPQPSQNPPLVQWNPCKYYNIEQRPSKPVELYKPDNTPQVTTQLTSPLASPTQSPTPSPSGSVCAGLGPLPLLSQFPRPGGPTQGDGRYSLLGQPLQYSLCPPPLMHGQSSYSSHQGQGVMKHGVRGKKQTLKSASTDLGNDVVLSRVLEVTDLPEGISRPEAEKLFNQLSMCGAKIQWLKEPQGGRGGPSGATAGPGGMKMDGSDPAHLYTVVAVFPSTMAAQSASFKLNNSGASHFKLRATKKNYDLRVLERASSQ
- the LOC117370509 gene encoding R3H domain-containing protein 2 isoform X8; translation: MSVSLTTDIQQEGESGPLIEPCSRGKTSPQPQGTKEPGESQETEDTLPQDALKRAPNHSHGRKRAKSNAKVKLVRSLAVCEESSGPFSDGPPESDIIQLHISCPSDKEEEKSSKDEYENEEKEKKDKAPRKMLSRDSSQEYTDSTGIDVHEFLVNTLKNNPRDRMMLLKLEQDILEFINDDNNQYKKFPQMTSYHRMLLHRVAAYFGMDHNVDQTGKAVIINKTSNTRIPEQRFSEHIKDERNMDFQKKFILKRDDASMDKDDNQIRVPLQDGRRSKSIEEREEEYQRVRDRIFARESSQNGYINDNRLSTEGYCSSSQKRRQIFRGNRESSSRASSSRQSSTDSDMKCLEPRPWSSTDSDSSNRTLRPPVTKASSFSGISILTRGDSLGSNKGSQGSCKGSRSGLPLVSPDVCPPPTVSQSSRSLLPCPPQPPQQQPQAPPQTALLPTPQQHPLSNHMIAQGDELAPQFSQMTLSRQGSSENPEPPQIYQAGPTVLTGHPPPQTGYIMATTGQPLPPPSGYQPATGHPHPPPPPPPPSQPVIQAPPPPQGYMAPPPPQQIQVSYYPPGQYPSSGQQYRVSQPMSQPMSQPMSHQVSYPAQRSQPMAQPTQQSGLQSMMPNQQPSYQSIMGVQQPQNTGLLNSQRPPMAGQMQSIMVQYPQMPSYPVPVANESQPVVQQQYQQQVMVPVSQSVQGPMPVYYSVITPTQQNSTSPSVGYLQPPSSEQYQITQSPSPCNPQQLQQQYSGVPPPGSGVMVMQLSVPNGPQPSQNPPLVQWNPCKYYNIEQRPSKPVELYKPDNTPQVTTQLTSPLASPTQSPTPSPSGSVCAGLGPLPLLSQFPRPGGPTQGDGRYSLLGQPLQYSLCPPPLMHGQSSYSSHQGQGVMKHGVRGKKQTLKSASTDLGNDVVLSRVLEVTDLPEGISRPEAEKLFNQLSMCGAKIQWLKEPQGGRGGPSGATAGPGGMKMDGSDPAHLYTVVAVFPSTMAAQSASFKLNNSGASHFKLRATKKNYDLRVLERASSQ